Proteins encoded in a region of the Elaeis guineensis isolate ETL-2024a chromosome 7, EG11, whole genome shotgun sequence genome:
- the LOC105048991 gene encoding protein NUCLEAR FUSION DEFECTIVE 4-like isoform X1, translated as MGALQVKLRSFLNNRWLVFVAAMWMQSCAGIGYLFGSISPVIKSSLGYNQRQLASLGVAKDLGDSVGFLAGTLCEILPLWAALLIGALQNLIGYGWVWLIVSGRVPVLPLWVMCILIFVGNNGETYFNTAALVSCVQNFPKSRGPVVGILKGFAGLSGAILTQIYTMIHTPDHAALIFMVAVGPTMVVIALMFIIRPVGGHRQVRPSDSSSFVFVYSVCLLLAAYLMGVMLLEDLVGLSETVTTLCTVVLLFLLLVPIVIPLLLTCYFDDSCPAQESLLPVPQKEETGKSGESTEQHEVILSEVEDEKPEEVDLLPASERQKRIAQLQARLFQAAAVGAVRVKRRRGPHRGEDFTLMQALIKADFWLLFLSLLLGSGSGLTVIDNLGQMSQSLGYSDTHIFVSMISIWNFLGRVGGGYISEIIVREHAYPRPVALAVTQVLMAVGHFFFAMGWPGTIYIATLLIGLGYGSHWSIVPAAASELFGLKSFGALYNFLTVANPAGSLVFSGLIASGIYDYEAEKQAHMHHNIRSSFWRMLSGARLHDEEPLKCEGAVCFFLSSLIMSGFCMVAVILSVILVYRTKIVYAHLYQKSLT; from the exons ATGGGTGCGCTCCAAGTGAAGCTGCGGTCGTTCCTGAACAACCGATGGCTGGTGTTTGTTGCAGCAATGTGGATGCAGTCCTGCGCCGGGATCGGCTACTTGTTCGGGAGCATCTCGCCGGTGATCAAGAGCTCTCTGGGCTACAACCAGCGGCAACTCGCCAGCCTCGGCGTGGCCAAGGACCTCGGCGACAGTGTCGGGTTCCTCGCCGGCACCCTCTGTGAGATCCTGCCCCTCTGGGCGGCGCTGCTCATCGGGGCGCTGCAGAATTTGATCGGTTATGGATGGGTTTGGCTCATCGTCTCTGGGAGAGTTCCTGTTTTGCCTCTCTGGGTG ATGTGTATTCTTATCTTTGTTGGCAATAATGGAGAAACCTACTTCAACACAGCTGCACTGGTTTCATGCGTGCAGAACTTCCCCAAGAGCCGGGGACCTGTAGTGGGTATCCTGAAGGGATTTGCTGGTCTAAGTGGTGCTATTTTGACTCAAATTTACACCATGATTCATACACCAGATCATGCAGCTCTCATCTTTATGGTTGCGGTTGGACCTACGATGGTAGTCATTGCCTTGATGTTCATAATCAGGCCTGTTGGAGGCCATAGACAAGTGCGACCTTCGGATAGCTCCAGTTTTGTGTTTGTTTATAGTGTGTGCTTGCTCCTGGCTGCTTATTTGATGGGTGTCATGCTTCTTGAAGATCTAGTTGGCTTGAGTGAAACTGTGACTACCTTGTGCACGGTGGTGTTACTCTTTCTACTACTAGTCCCAATTGTAATACCTTTGCTATTAACATGCTATTTCGATGACAGTTGTCCTGCTCAAGAGTCACTTTTACCTGTGCCTCAGAAAGAAGAGACAGGTAAATCAGGAGAATCTACAGAACAACATGAGGTTATTTTGAGTGAGGTTGAAGATGAAAAGCCTGAGGAAGTTGACTTACTTCCTGCATCAGAGAGGCAGAAGAGAATTGCACAGTTGCAAGCAAGACTGTTTCAAGCTGCAGCTGTAGGAGCTGTGAGGGTGAAAAGGAGGAGAGGTCCTCATAGAGGAGAAGATTTCACCCTGATGCAGGCATTAATTAAGGCAGATTTTtggcttctttttctctctctattgttGGGATCAGGATCCGGTTTAACAGTGATTGACAATTTGGGTCAAATGAGCCAATCTTTAGGTTACAGTGACACTCATATTTTCGTATCCATGATCAGCATTTGGAACTTTCTTGGCCGCGTTGGTGGAGGCTATATTTCTGAGATTATTGTAAG AGAACATGCATATCCAAGGCCAGTGGCTTTGGCAGTGACCCAGGTTTTAATGGCAGTTGGACACTTCTTCTTTGCAATGGGTTGGCCTGGAACAATATACATTGCAACTTTGCTGATTGGGCTTGGATATGGATCTCATTGGTCTATTGTGCCGGCTGCTGCCTCTGAGTTGTTTGGCTTGAAAAGTTTTGGAGCCTTGTACAATTTCCTCACAGTGGCTAATCCTGCAGGTTCATTGGTATTCTCGGGTCTGATTGCTAGTGGTATTTATGATTATGAAGCTGAAAAACAAGCACACATGCACCATAACATAAGATCCTCATTTTGGAGAATGCTTTCTGGAGCACGACTTCATGATGAAGAGCCACTAAAATGTGAGGGGGCTGTAtgttttttcctttcttccttgatAATGTCAGGATTTTGCATGGTTGCAGTTATCTTGAGCGTGATCCTGGTTTATAGGACCAAGATCGTCTATGCTCACCTCTATCAGAAATCTCTCACATGA
- the LOC105048990 gene encoding uncharacterized protein — protein MECNKDEALRAKEIAEKKFMEKDIAGAKKFALKAQNLFPLLEGISQLIATLDVYLASEVKVHGEKDWYAILCVNVSADDETLKKQYRKLALQLHPDKNKSVGAEGAFQLISEAWSVLSDKTKRLLYDQKRNVKGCQQKTSLGNKDSNGFYNFANSATSRARAPKGTSGPASTPPRPPPPPPRPPPPRPSKPNTFWTSCNRCKMQYEYLRVYLNHNLLCPNCREPFLASETGFPTNGPNSSASWSASQQRQQNSNHNSSSKNVYGSGKSTSTPGMGASGFQHGVGVHLDSYNNVNFQWGPFSRTAGAASATASSAAAAQAANMVHQTYEKVRREREEAQAAARKEEALRRKIYASKRNAGGSGNLYTGSSDSVSTRKRRGIGEDAGNDNGGPQTGRVGASEMERVDGGTADFFKSRMNSRQFNLAREFSQLDIRNILIEKTKVTICKKLKEWNSDAAAKKEEKEKEKAKKKQKLDVNDEEKPKDVVYGNANQDVSVDFESKNKPAIGKKDSSNDLNADSGKWIGESVTINVLDPDFHDFDKDRTEKSIDGEQIWATYDNDDGMPRFYVIVQKVISLKPFRTRLSFLTSRNNREFGPLDWVDSGFTKSCGDFRVGRYETIDTINIFSHRVKFEKGPRGLIKILPRKGEIWALYRNWSADWDENTPDEVIHQYDMVEVLDEYSEEQGVSVIPLVKVAGFKTVFRRHVDPREARRVPREEMFRFSHQVPSYVLTGEEGQNAPKGCHELDPAATPLELLQLKLL, from the coding sequence ATGGAATGCAATAAAGATGAGGCCCTTAGGGCAAAAGAGATCGCTGAAAAGAAGTTCATGGAAAAGGACATAGCAGGTGCTAAGAAATTTGCCTTGAAGGCGCAAAATCTCTTTCCGTTACTTGAGGGCATCAGCCAGTTGATAGCAACACTAGATGTCTATCTTGCTTCAGAAGTAAAAGTTCATGGTGAAAAGGACTGGTATGCGATTCTGTGCGTAAATGTTTCGGCCGATGATGAGACACTGAAGAAACAATACAGGAAGTTAGCTctccagcttcaccctgataaGAACAAATCAGTTGGTGCTGAAGGTGCCTTCCAGCTTATTTCCGAGGCATGGAGTGTCCTATCTGATAAGACTAAGAGATTATTGTATGACCAGAAGAGAAATGTAAAAGGATGCCAGCAGAAGACTTCTCTGGGTAACAAAGATAGCAATGGCTTTTACAATTTTGCTAACAGTGCTACATCCAGGGCAAGAGCTCCAAAGGGCACCTCTGGTCCAGCATCGACTCCtcctcgtcctcctcctcctcctcctcgtcctcctcctcctcggccATCAAAGCCCAATACGTTCTGGACTTCATGCAACCGTTGTAAGATGCAGTATGAGTACCTCAGGGTATACCTTAATCACAATCTCCTTTGTCCTAACTGTCGTGAGCCTTTCTTAGCCTCGGAAACAGGGTTTCCAACCAATGGACCAAACTCTTCCGCTTCTTGGTCAGCTTCACAACAGCGTCAGCAGAATTCCAACCATAATTCTTCAAGCAAAAATGTTTATGGTTCTGGGAAAAGTACATCCACCCCTGGAATGGGAGCCAGTGGTTTCCAGCATGGAGTTGGAGTTCATCTTGATTCATACAATAACGTAAACTTCCAGTGGGGCCCATTCTCTAGAACAGCAGGGGCTGCAAGTGCAACTGCATCATCAGCTGCTGCTGCACAGGCTGCAAACATGGTCCATCAGACATATGAGAAAGTAAGAAGAGAACGTGAAGAGGCACAAGCAGCTGCTAGAAAGGAAGAGGCTCTTCGCAGGAAGATCTATGCCTCCAAGAGGAATGCTGGTGGGTCTGGAAATCTTTATACAGGGTCAAGTGACAGTGTATCTACAAGGAAAAGAAGAGGGATTGGTGAGGATGCTGGGAATGATAATGGAGGGCCCCAGACAGGACGAGTGGGTGCTTCTGAAATGGAAAGGGTTGATGGAGGCACGGCAGATTTTTTCAAATCCAGAATGAATTCCAGGCAGTTCAACTTAGCCAGGGAGTTTTCCCAACTTGACATTCGGAATATATTGATTGAGAAAACCAAGGTTACAATCTGTAAAAAGTTAAAAGAGTGGAATTCTGATGCAGCcgcaaaaaaggaagaaaaagaaaaagaaaaagctaaGAAGAAACAAAAACTAGACGTAAATGATGAAGAAAAGCCTAAGGATGTCGTTTATGGTAATGCTAATCAAGATGTGTCGGTTGACTTTGAGAGTAAGAATAAACCAGCTATTGGCAAAAAGGATTCCTCCAATGACTTAAATGCTGATTCAGGCAAATGGATTGGTGAATCAGTAACGATTAATGTTCTTGATCCAGATTTTCATGATTTTGATAAAGATAGAACAGAAAAATCTATCGATGGTGAACAGATATGGGCAACCTATGATAATGACGATGGAATGCCCCGCTTTTATGTGATAGTTCAGAAAGTCATCTCTTTGAAGCCTTTTCGAACCCGCCTGAGCTTTCTAACTTCAAGGAACAATAGAGAATTTGGGCCGCTTGATTGGGTTGATTCAGGTTTTACCAAATCCTGTGGTGATTTTAGGGTAGGAAGGTATGAAACAATTGATACAATCAATATTTTCTCACATAGAGTTAAATTTGAGAAAGGCCCTCGTGGCTTGATTAAGATTCTTCCAAGGAAAGGGGAGATCTGGGCCCTCTACAGAAATTGGTCAGCTGATTGGGATGAGAACACTCCTGATGAAGTCATCCACCAATATGACATGGTAGAGGTACTTGATGAATACAGTGAGGAACAAGGTGTATCTGTCATCCCTTTGGTCAAGGTTGCTGGATTTAAAACAGTATTCCGTCGGCATGTGGACCCAAGAGAGGCAAGGAGGGTTCCTAGGGAAGAAATGTTTCGTTTCTCTCATCAGGTACCTTCATATGTGCTGACAGGTGAAGAAGGTCAAAATGCACCAAAGGGTTGTCATGAGCTTGACCCAGCGGCAACTCCTTTGGAACTTCTTCAG
- the LOC105048991 gene encoding protein NUCLEAR FUSION DEFECTIVE 4-like isoform X2, with protein sequence MCILIFVGNNGETYFNTAALVSCVQNFPKSRGPVVGILKGFAGLSGAILTQIYTMIHTPDHAALIFMVAVGPTMVVIALMFIIRPVGGHRQVRPSDSSSFVFVYSVCLLLAAYLMGVMLLEDLVGLSETVTTLCTVVLLFLLLVPIVIPLLLTCYFDDSCPAQESLLPVPQKEETGKSGESTEQHEVILSEVEDEKPEEVDLLPASERQKRIAQLQARLFQAAAVGAVRVKRRRGPHRGEDFTLMQALIKADFWLLFLSLLLGSGSGLTVIDNLGQMSQSLGYSDTHIFVSMISIWNFLGRVGGGYISEIIVREHAYPRPVALAVTQVLMAVGHFFFAMGWPGTIYIATLLIGLGYGSHWSIVPAAASELFGLKSFGALYNFLTVANPAGSLVFSGLIASGIYDYEAEKQAHMHHNIRSSFWRMLSGARLHDEEPLKCEGAVCFFLSSLIMSGFCMVAVILSVILVYRTKIVYAHLYQKSLT encoded by the exons ATGTGTATTCTTATCTTTGTTGGCAATAATGGAGAAACCTACTTCAACACAGCTGCACTGGTTTCATGCGTGCAGAACTTCCCCAAGAGCCGGGGACCTGTAGTGGGTATCCTGAAGGGATTTGCTGGTCTAAGTGGTGCTATTTTGACTCAAATTTACACCATGATTCATACACCAGATCATGCAGCTCTCATCTTTATGGTTGCGGTTGGACCTACGATGGTAGTCATTGCCTTGATGTTCATAATCAGGCCTGTTGGAGGCCATAGACAAGTGCGACCTTCGGATAGCTCCAGTTTTGTGTTTGTTTATAGTGTGTGCTTGCTCCTGGCTGCTTATTTGATGGGTGTCATGCTTCTTGAAGATCTAGTTGGCTTGAGTGAAACTGTGACTACCTTGTGCACGGTGGTGTTACTCTTTCTACTACTAGTCCCAATTGTAATACCTTTGCTATTAACATGCTATTTCGATGACAGTTGTCCTGCTCAAGAGTCACTTTTACCTGTGCCTCAGAAAGAAGAGACAGGTAAATCAGGAGAATCTACAGAACAACATGAGGTTATTTTGAGTGAGGTTGAAGATGAAAAGCCTGAGGAAGTTGACTTACTTCCTGCATCAGAGAGGCAGAAGAGAATTGCACAGTTGCAAGCAAGACTGTTTCAAGCTGCAGCTGTAGGAGCTGTGAGGGTGAAAAGGAGGAGAGGTCCTCATAGAGGAGAAGATTTCACCCTGATGCAGGCATTAATTAAGGCAGATTTTtggcttctttttctctctctattgttGGGATCAGGATCCGGTTTAACAGTGATTGACAATTTGGGTCAAATGAGCCAATCTTTAGGTTACAGTGACACTCATATTTTCGTATCCATGATCAGCATTTGGAACTTTCTTGGCCGCGTTGGTGGAGGCTATATTTCTGAGATTATTGTAAG AGAACATGCATATCCAAGGCCAGTGGCTTTGGCAGTGACCCAGGTTTTAATGGCAGTTGGACACTTCTTCTTTGCAATGGGTTGGCCTGGAACAATATACATTGCAACTTTGCTGATTGGGCTTGGATATGGATCTCATTGGTCTATTGTGCCGGCTGCTGCCTCTGAGTTGTTTGGCTTGAAAAGTTTTGGAGCCTTGTACAATTTCCTCACAGTGGCTAATCCTGCAGGTTCATTGGTATTCTCGGGTCTGATTGCTAGTGGTATTTATGATTATGAAGCTGAAAAACAAGCACACATGCACCATAACATAAGATCCTCATTTTGGAGAATGCTTTCTGGAGCACGACTTCATGATGAAGAGCCACTAAAATGTGAGGGGGCTGTAtgttttttcctttcttccttgatAATGTCAGGATTTTGCATGGTTGCAGTTATCTTGAGCGTGATCCTGGTTTATAGGACCAAGATCGTCTATGCTCACCTCTATCAGAAATCTCTCACATGA